One genomic segment of Agromyces intestinalis includes these proteins:
- a CDS encoding TetR/AcrR family transcriptional regulator — MAGGVREYDMTTRAASSGRTRERILRAAAERFAGAHYDDVTLAGVADAAGVTVQTVFNHFGSKEGLLTASIAHFAGEVADLRGNVAPGDVDGAVDALMRNYEVLGDGNWRAIADADRQAALRPLLEGARAQHRAWLEQVFGPHLPGGGTARAGVVDALYAATDVGSWKLLRRDLGRSESETRAVLHRLVTAVLEGSAR, encoded by the coding sequence ATGGCCGGAGGTGTTCGCGAGTACGACATGACGACCCGTGCGGCGTCGAGCGGGCGCACGCGCGAGCGCATCCTGCGCGCGGCCGCCGAACGCTTCGCCGGCGCCCACTACGACGACGTGACGCTCGCGGGCGTCGCCGACGCGGCCGGCGTCACGGTGCAGACCGTCTTCAACCACTTCGGCTCGAAGGAGGGGCTGCTCACCGCCTCGATCGCGCACTTCGCCGGCGAGGTCGCCGACCTGCGCGGCAACGTGGCGCCCGGCGACGTCGACGGTGCCGTGGACGCGCTGATGCGGAACTACGAAGTGCTCGGCGACGGCAACTGGCGTGCGATCGCCGACGCCGACCGCCAGGCCGCGCTGCGGCCCCTGCTCGAGGGCGCGCGAGCGCAACACCGGGCGTGGCTCGAGCAGGTGTTCGGCCCGCACCTGCCCGGGGGCGGCACCGCCCGCGCCGGGGTCGTCGACGCCCTCTACGCCGCGACCGACGTCGGCAGCTGGAAGCTTCTGCGCCGTGACCTCGGCCGATCGGAATCCGAGACGCGCGCGGTACTGCACCGCCTCGTCACCGCCGTGCTCGAAGGGAGCGCACGATGA
- a CDS encoding glycosyltransferase codes for MRYLLAVWDGGGATPPNLGIARLLIERGHEVVAYGDPSIAGGILATGATHHPWPTAPQRASTALEDDLLKDWEAATPLGAFARLRTRLVTGPSARFAADVATALDDAAAEGEPFDAVLADGVLLGALVAAEARGIPSAALVGSVYLVPSAARPPFGLGLAPARGPLGRMRDRAGRVMSNAGWDAGLRALNATRAGFALDPLGHVWAQWDRADRVLLLTGAAFDDPAPVPPNVRWVGPVLEDLPAEGPLELPPGDAPLVVVGLSSSYMQQEDLLRRIAIALAGLPVRAVITTGPAIDPADVPAAAHVRVVRAAAHRELFARAALVITHAGHGTVIKALAAGVPMLCLPIGRDQPDNAARAARHGVAIVRPARSDVATIATAVVELLADPSYRTAAQALGERIRAEIDSGRLLTELEGLPEASRPEARR; via the coding sequence ATGAGATACCTGCTCGCCGTCTGGGACGGCGGCGGTGCGACCCCGCCGAACCTCGGCATCGCACGTCTGCTGATCGAACGCGGCCACGAGGTCGTCGCCTACGGCGACCCGAGCATCGCCGGGGGGATCCTGGCGACCGGCGCCACGCACCATCCGTGGCCGACCGCCCCCCAGCGCGCCTCGACCGCCCTCGAGGACGACCTGCTGAAGGACTGGGAGGCCGCCACGCCGCTCGGGGCGTTCGCACGACTGCGCACCCGGCTCGTCACGGGACCGTCGGCGCGCTTCGCCGCCGACGTCGCGACGGCGCTCGACGACGCGGCGGCCGAAGGCGAGCCGTTCGACGCGGTGCTCGCCGACGGCGTGCTGCTCGGCGCCCTCGTCGCGGCTGAGGCGCGCGGCATCCCGTCGGCCGCGCTCGTGGGCAGCGTCTATCTCGTGCCCTCGGCGGCCAGGCCGCCGTTCGGCCTCGGGCTCGCACCCGCCCGCGGACCCCTCGGGCGGATGCGCGACCGCGCGGGGCGGGTGATGTCGAACGCCGGGTGGGACGCGGGCCTGCGCGCGCTGAACGCGACCCGCGCCGGGTTCGCCCTCGATCCGCTCGGCCACGTGTGGGCGCAGTGGGATCGGGCCGACCGCGTGCTGCTGCTCACCGGTGCGGCCTTCGACGATCCCGCGCCCGTGCCGCCGAACGTGCGCTGGGTCGGGCCGGTGCTCGAGGATCTCCCCGCCGAGGGCCCTCTCGAACTGCCGCCGGGCGATGCGCCGCTGGTCGTGGTCGGCCTGTCGAGCTCGTACATGCAGCAGGAGGATCTGCTGCGGCGCATCGCGATCGCGCTCGCGGGGCTGCCGGTACGCGCGGTCATCACGACGGGCCCGGCGATCGACCCCGCCGACGTGCCCGCCGCCGCCCACGTCCGGGTCGTGCGCGCCGCCGCGCACCGCGAACTCTTCGCACGCGCGGCACTCGTCATCACGCACGCCGGGCACGGCACCGTCATCAAGGCGCTCGCCGCCGGCGTGCCGATGCTGTGCCTGCCGATCGGACGCGACCAGCCCGACAACGCGGCGCGCGCGGCCAGGCACGGCGTCGCGATCGTGCGCCCGGCGAGGTCGGATGTCGCGACCATCGCGACGGCCGTCGTCGAGCTGCTCGCCGATCCGTCGTACCGGACTGCCGCGCAGGCGCTGGGGGAGCGCATCCGCGCCGAGATCGACTCGGGTCGACTGCTCACCGAACTCGAGGGGCTGCCGGAGGCATCCCGCCCTGAGGCCCGCCGGTAG
- the ychF gene encoding redox-regulated ATPase YchF has protein sequence MALTIGIVGLPNVGKSTLFNALTKNQVLAANYPFATIEPNIGVVNLPDPRLETLAGIFGSERILPATVSFVDIAGIVRGASEGEGLGNKFLANIREADAIAQVVRGFSDSDVVHVDGAVDPKADMETINTELILADLETLERAITRYEKEVKGRKLDPSVLEAAVAARDLLQAGTPLSAASVDISPIAELGLLTAKPFIYVFNVDEQVLTDASKKAELAALVAPAEAVFLDAKIESELIDLDPEDAAELLASTGQEESGLDQLARVGFDTLGLQTYLTAGPKESRAWTIHKGWKAPQAAGVIHTDFERGFIKAEVISFDDLVATGSVAEARAKGKARMEGKDYVMQDGDVVEFRFNV, from the coding sequence GTGGCACTCACCATCGGAATCGTCGGTCTCCCGAACGTCGGCAAGTCGACCCTGTTCAACGCGCTCACCAAGAACCAGGTGCTCGCGGCCAACTACCCGTTCGCGACGATCGAGCCGAACATCGGCGTGGTGAACCTGCCCGACCCGCGGCTCGAGACCCTCGCCGGCATCTTCGGATCCGAGCGCATCCTGCCCGCGACCGTGTCGTTCGTCGACATCGCCGGCATCGTGCGCGGGGCGAGCGAGGGCGAGGGGCTCGGCAACAAGTTCCTCGCGAACATCCGCGAGGCCGACGCGATCGCGCAGGTCGTGCGCGGGTTCAGCGACTCCGACGTGGTGCACGTCGACGGCGCCGTCGATCCCAAGGCCGACATGGAGACGATCAACACCGAGCTGATCCTCGCCGACCTCGAGACCCTCGAACGCGCGATCACGCGTTACGAGAAAGAGGTCAAGGGTCGCAAGCTCGACCCGTCGGTGCTCGAGGCGGCTGTCGCTGCGCGCGACCTGCTGCAGGCGGGGACGCCGCTGTCCGCGGCATCCGTCGATATCTCGCCCATCGCAGAACTGGGCCTGCTCACCGCGAAGCCCTTCATCTACGTCTTCAACGTCGACGAGCAGGTGCTGACGGATGCCTCGAAGAAGGCCGAACTCGCGGCGCTCGTCGCCCCCGCCGAGGCCGTCTTCCTCGACGCCAAGATCGAGTCGGAGCTCATCGACCTCGACCCCGAGGACGCCGCCGAGCTGCTCGCCTCGACCGGGCAGGAGGAGTCGGGCCTCGACCAGCTCGCCCGCGTCGGCTTCGACACCCTCGGACTGCAGACGTATCTGACGGCCGGGCCGAAGGAGTCGCGCGCCTGGACGATCCACAAGGGCTGGAAGGCCCCCCAGGCCGCCGGCGTCATCCACACCGACTTCGAGCGCGGCTTCATCAAGGCCGAGGTCATCTCGTTCGACGACCTCGTCGCGACCGGCTCGGTCGCCGAGGCCCGCGCCAAGGGCAAGGCGCGCATGGAGGGCAAGGACTACGTCATGCAGGACGGCGACGTGGTCGAGTTCCGCTTCAACGTGTAG
- a CDS encoding family 43 glycosylhydrolase, giving the protein MRKRLRRWLIVAVCAAITLLGVATPSYAADGTPYQNPIVGAPNSADPWLGYYNGYYYYTATTWTGNIYIRKSTTLAGLKNAPETKVFTMSQTNATSNMWAPSMHLLDGPNGKRWYLYYSAGPSSCCGGQRQHVLESAGTDPMGPYTYRGKLNLMPNDAWAIDGSVMTVSNQNYFVFSAFSRGTGFGDGGLQSLYISRLTNPWTVAATGALISEPTLAWEKQGNPVNEGPYPLQRNGRTFLTYSASYCGGPDYKIGMLELTGSNPLSASSWTKKSTPIFQRNDANGVYGPAHHSFFKSPDGTQDWIVYHANSSASDGCGTTRTSRAQPISWNSDGTPNLGVPVSTSTVLRGPSGEPAGGSQGTIQRIQSFNFQDRYVRHSNYAVRIDPNVSPSQDAQFRAVTGLANNGSAYVSFESVNFPGYYLRHNNYVLRLEPNDGSSTFAQDATFQKVAGLANSSWTSFRSYNFPDRYIRHSNYVLRIDTISGSTAQQDATFRLVN; this is encoded by the coding sequence ATGCGCAAGAGACTCCGCCGATGGCTGATCGTTGCCGTGTGCGCCGCGATCACCCTGCTCGGCGTCGCCACGCCGAGCTATGCGGCCGACGGCACTCCCTACCAGAATCCGATCGTCGGCGCCCCGAACAGTGCCGACCCGTGGCTGGGGTACTACAACGGGTACTACTACTACACCGCGACGACGTGGACGGGGAACATCTACATCCGCAAGTCGACGACCCTCGCGGGCCTGAAGAACGCGCCGGAGACCAAGGTCTTCACGATGTCGCAGACGAACGCGACCTCGAACATGTGGGCGCCGAGCATGCATCTGCTCGACGGGCCGAACGGCAAACGCTGGTACCTGTACTACTCGGCGGGTCCCAGCAGCTGCTGCGGCGGGCAGCGCCAGCACGTGCTCGAGAGTGCCGGCACCGACCCGATGGGACCGTACACGTATCGGGGCAAGCTCAACCTCATGCCGAACGATGCCTGGGCGATCGACGGCAGCGTGATGACCGTCAGCAACCAGAACTACTTCGTGTTCTCGGCGTTCTCGCGCGGCACGGGCTTCGGAGATGGTGGGCTGCAGAGCCTGTACATCTCTCGGCTCACGAACCCGTGGACGGTCGCCGCGACCGGTGCGCTGATCTCCGAGCCGACGCTCGCGTGGGAGAAGCAGGGGAACCCGGTGAATGAGGGGCCGTACCCGTTGCAGCGCAACGGTCGCACGTTCCTCACCTATTCGGCGAGCTACTGCGGCGGCCCCGACTACAAGATCGGCATGCTCGAGCTCACCGGAAGCAACCCGTTGAGCGCGAGCTCCTGGACCAAGAAGTCGACGCCGATCTTCCAGCGCAACGACGCGAACGGGGTGTACGGGCCAGCGCACCACTCGTTCTTCAAGTCGCCCGATGGCACGCAGGACTGGATCGTGTACCACGCCAATTCCTCTGCCTCCGACGGCTGCGGAACGACGCGCACGAGCCGGGCGCAGCCGATCTCATGGAACTCCGACGGAACGCCGAACCTCGGTGTGCCGGTGTCGACCTCGACGGTCCTGCGTGGGCCCTCGGGTGAGCCGGCCGGCGGCTCGCAGGGCACCATCCAGCGCATCCAGTCGTTCAACTTCCAGGATCGCTACGTCAGGCACAGCAACTACGCGGTGCGCATCGACCCGAACGTGAGTCCAAGTCAGGACGCACAGTTCCGGGCGGTCACCGGTCTCGCGAACAACGGCTCCGCCTACGTGTCGTTCGAGTCCGTGAACTTCCCGGGCTACTACCTGCGCCACAACAACTACGTCCTCCGGCTCGAACCGAACGACGGCAGTTCGACGTTCGCGCAGGACGCGACCTTCCAGAAGGTCGCGGGACTGGCGAACTCGTCGTGGACCTCGTTCCGCTCGTACAACTTCCCCGATCGCTACATCCGGCACAGCAACTACGTGCTCCGGATCGACACGATCTCGGGAAGCACTGCCCAGCAGGACGCGACATTCCGGTTGGTGAACTAA